From a single Miscanthus floridulus cultivar M001 chromosome 8, ASM1932011v1, whole genome shotgun sequence genomic region:
- the LOC136476388 gene encoding LOW QUALITY PROTEIN: helicase-like transcription factor CHR28 (The sequence of the model RefSeq protein was modified relative to this genomic sequence to represent the inferred CDS: inserted 2 bases in 1 codon; deleted 2 bases in 2 codons), whose protein sequence is MNENGAIIDLSSDSDDDSIFGDDHQPASAITRFDKNEGRIINFEDEDWQRSAPAPSSVRPTENNNGQYRILPASVTNGRNAESSRYTVDSGDRIRPYPSSHMAMRQGLSTSSRIDSSSTADANDNNKRVLPPSFSNGNASKSMHPIAASETRKLPPHFSTTRSPNVGENRMGTNIANGNLQPSSSIIARGSSSTLNTQKVDDDDDVVVYGGSTSHKVLPPMVGATSSNNSEVANGFETRNRLNPENRVLDYDERAVYQEALQNISREKREDDLPEGVLAVSLLKHQKMALAWMVSKENSSHCAGGILADDQGLGKTVSTIALIQKQRNEQSKFMSVDSDRLKSEALNLDEDDEXENKLLAMNLTRTKALVHQSTATGTSAELCVNQPNNVLNKMVETKAERKKKAKASTSSASTSRSMTRPAAGTLVVCPASVLKQWANELTDKVSEGAKLSVLVYHGGARTKDPSELAKYDVVVTTYTIVANEVPKQMADDDADQKNSEEPSAGNKRKPPANMQNKAKKKKKLKDKNFDLDSGPIARVRWFRVVLDEAQTIKNFRTVVARACCGLRAKRRWCLSGTPIQNAIDELYSYFRFLKYDPYSTYNSFCTMIKHPIARDAVHGYKKLQAVLRVVLLRRTKETLINGKPIINLPPKTINLNKVDFTQEERSFYLMLEERSRQQFKAFAAAGTLKQNYANILLMLLRLRQACDHPILVKGNQSDYGGDGSIEMAKKLPKNVVIDLLAKLEVGSACSLCDDTPEDAIVTICGHVFCYQCIHERITTDETMCPAPNCSRTLGFELLFSSGALKICISGESSSAGASSSADNESSSISQISFVSSKIQAAIDILNKIINMNALTESDTMESNRSGVAPVKAIVFSQWTGMLDLLELSLNNNLIQYRRLDGTMSLNLRDKAVKDFNTDPEVRVMIMSLKAGNLGLNMVAACHVILLDLWWNPYAEEQAVDRAHRIGQTRPVTVSRLTVKDTVEDRILALQEEKRTMVNSAFGEDKSGGHAVRLTVEDLRYLFRI, encoded by the exons ATGAATGAAAACGGTGCCATTATTGACCTGAGttcggatagtgatgatgacTCAATTTTCGGTGATGACCACCAGCCAGCATCTGCAATCACAAGGTTTGATAAAAATGAAGGACGTATAATCAATTTTGAGGATGAAGATTGGCAGAGGAGCGCTCCTGCTCCGTCGTCGGTTAGGCCTACTGAGAACAACAATGGTCAATACAGGATTCTTCCAGCATCCGTTACAAATGGTAGAAATGCTGAGAGTAGTCGTTATACAGTTGATTCAGGGGACAGGATTCGTCCCTATCCAAGTTCTCACATGGCTATGCGACAGGGCCTTTCTACCTCCAGTAGAATTGATAGCAGTTCTACAGCTGATGCAAATGACAATAACAAGAGGGTCCTTCCACCATCCTTTTCAAATGGCAACGCATCGAAATCTATGCATCCAATTGCTGCTAGTGAGACACGCAAGCTCCCACCCCATTTTTCCACTACAAGGTCACCAAATGTCGGTGAAAACAGAATGGGGACAAATATTGCCAATGGAAATTTACAACCTTCATCTTCAATAATTGCAAGAGGAAGTTCTAGCACACTTAATACCCAGAAAGTGGATGATGATG ATGATGTTGTTGTATATGGAGGTTCTACCTCACATAAGGTACTACCTCCAATGGTTGGAGCAACCAGTTCTAATAACAGTGAAGTTGCTAATGGCTTTGAGACACGCAATCGCCTTAATCCTGAAAATAGGGTCTTAGATTATGATGAGAGGGCAGTATATCAAGAAGCCCTGCAG AATATCAGTCGTGAAAAAAGGGAAGATGATCTGCCCGAGGGTGTGCTAGCAGTATCC CTGCTTAAGCATCAG AAAATGGCGTTGGCTTGGATGGTTTCAAAGGAGAATAGCTCACACTGTGCAGGCGGAATTCTTGCTGATGATCAG GGCCTTGGGAAGACAGTGTCTACTATTGCCCTTATACAAAAACAGAGGAATGAACAGTCG AAATTTATGTCTGTTGATTCAGATCGTTTGAAATCTGAAGCACTAAaccttgatgaagatgatga gGAGAACAAGCTGTTAGCAATGAACCTAACAAGGACCAAGGCGCTAGTTCATCAGTCAACAGCTACTGGTACTAGTGCTGAACTTTGTGTTAATCAACCGAATAATGTTCTGAATAAAATGGTTGAAACCAAAGCGGAACGCAAGAAAAAAGCTAAAGCTTCCACATCATCTGCATCCACCTCACGTTCCATGACAAGGCCAGCTGCAGGTACTCTAGTAGTGTGCCCTGCTAGTGTTCTTAAGCAGTGGGCTAACGAATTAACTGACAAGGTTAGTGAAGGTGCTAAATTATCTGTTTTAGTCTACCATGGTGGTGCAAGGACCAAAGATCCAAGTGAGCTAGCAAAATATGATGTAGTTGTCACTACATATACAATTGTGGCCAATGAAGTACCTAAACAGATGGCTGACGATGATGCAGATCAAAAGAACAGTGAAGAACCCTCTGCTGGCAATAAAAGAAAGCCACCAGCAAATATGCAAAACAAGGctaagaaaaaaaagaaacttaAGGACAAAAACTTTGACCTTGACAGTGGTCCAATTGCAAGAGTGCGGTGGTTTAGGGTTGTGCTTGATGAAGCTCAGACAATAAAGAACTTCCGAACTGTAGTGGCCAGAGCCTGTTGTGGGCTAAGAGCAAAACGAAGATGGTGCTTATCAGGAACACCTATACAAAATGCAATTGATGAGCTGTACAGCTATTTCCGTTTCTTGAAATATGATCCGTATTCCACGTATAACTCATTCTGCACAATGATTAAGCACCCAATTGCTAGAGATGCAGTTCATGGATACAAGAAACTTCAGGCTGTGCTGAGGGTAGTTCTCCTGCGTCGTACAAAAG AAACTCTGATTAATGGCAAACCAATAATAAATTTACCTCCGAAGACAATTAATCTGAATAAAGTAGATTTCACACAAGAGGAGCGGTCGTTTTATTTGATGCTGGAGGAACGCTCTCGGCAACAATTCAAG GCATTTGCTGCGGCTGGGACACTCAAACAAAACTATGCCAACATCCTTTTAATGTTGCTGCGACTTCGGCAAGCCTGTGATCATCCTATTCTTGTGAAGGGCAATCAGTCAGACTATGGAGGTGATGGTTCTATAGAAATGGCAAAGAAACTTCCTAAGAATGTGGTGATAGATTTGCTTGCAAAACTGGAAGTGGGGTCAGCCTGTAGCTTATGCGAT GACACACCTGAGGATGCTATTGTGACAATTTGTGGTCATGTTTTCTGCTATCAATGTATACATGAACGAATAACGACTGATGAGACTATGTGCCCTGCCCCTAATTGCAGTAGAACATTAGGTTTTGAGTTGTTATTTTCGTCAGGAGCTTTAAAGATTTGCATCTCTGGCGAATCCAGTTCTGCAGGAGCTAGTTCATCTGCAGATAATGAGTCATCTTCAATCAGTCAAATCAGCTTTGTCTCATCCAAGATACAAGCAGCCATTGATATACTGAATAAAATCATTAACATGAATGCCCTTACTGAAAGTGATACAATGGAATCAAACCGAAGTGGAGTCGCCCCTGTGAAAGCCATTGTCTTTTCCCAGTGGACTGGCATGCTGGATTTGCTGGAGCTTTCACTGAATAACAATCTTATACAGTACAGGAGACTAGATGGAACGATGTCTCTCAATTTAAGAGATAAAGCCGTGAAGGATTTTAACACTGACCCAGAG GTTAGAGTTATGATTATGTCACTGAAAGCTGGTAATCTTGGTCTCAACATGGTTGCTGCTTGCCATGTAATTCTCCTTGATCTCTGGTGGAACCCGTATGCTGAGGAACAGGCAGTTGATAGGGCTCACAGGATTGGGCAGACTAGGCCTGTTACTGTATCTCGCTTGACCGTTAAAGATACTGTGGAAGATCGTATTTTAGCTCTGCAG GAGGAAAAGAGAACCATGGTGAACTCTGCTTTCGGTGAAGACAAATCCGGTGGCCATGCGGTCCGGCTCACCGTGGAAGACCTACGGTACCTATTTAGGATATGA